In a genomic window of Streptococcus mitis NCTC 12261:
- a CDS encoding uracil-DNA glycosylase family protein, protein MSQIEKIKQAIMADPQNATYTERGIEPLFAAPKTARINIIGQAPGLKTQEAGLYWKDKSGDRLRDWLGVDEDTFYNSGYFAVLPMDFYFPGHGKSGDLPPRADFAEKWHPQLLQELPDIQLTLLIGQYAQAYYLQEKVSGKVTERVKHYQNYLPTYFPLVHPSPRNQIWMAKNPWFEAEVVPDLKKRIKTIL, encoded by the coding sequence ATGTCTCAAATTGAAAAAATCAAGCAGGCTATTATGGCAGATCCGCAGAATGCTACCTATACAGAGCGTGGCATTGAGCCTCTCTTTGCAGCACCAAAGACTGCTCGCATCAATATCATCGGTCAGGCACCGGGGCTTAAAACCCAAGAAGCAGGACTTTATTGGAAAGATAAGAGTGGTGACCGCCTGAGAGACTGGCTAGGTGTGGATGAAGATACCTTTTACAATTCAGGATATTTTGCTGTTCTGCCTATGGATTTCTACTTTCCAGGACATGGCAAGTCAGGAGACTTACCACCGAGAGCAGATTTTGCAGAAAAATGGCATCCACAGCTCTTGCAAGAATTACCAGATATCCAATTGACCCTCTTGATTGGCCAATATGCCCAAGCCTACTATTTACAGGAGAAAGTCAGTGGCAAAGTGACAGAACGGGTAAAACATTACCAGAACTACTTGCCAACCTATTTTCCATTAGTTCACCCCTCGCCTAGAAATCAAATCTGGATGGCCAAAAATCCTTGGTTTGAGGCAGAAGTGGTGCCAGATTTGAAAAAAAGAATTAAAACTATTTTATAG
- a CDS encoding M42 family metallopeptidase — MNQTVEYIKELTAIASPTGFTREISDYLVKTLEGFGYQPVRTAKGGVNVTIKGQNDEEHRYVTAHVDTLGAIVRAVKPDGRLKLDRIGGFPWNMIEGENCTVHVASTGQKVSGTILIHQTSCHVYKDAGTAERTQDNMEVRLDAKVTNEKETRALGIEVGDFISFDPRTVVTETGFIKSRHLDDKVSAAILLNLLRIYKEEKIELPVTTHFAFSVFEEVGHGANSNIPAQVVEYLAVDMGAMGDDQQTDEYTVSICVKDASGPYHYDFRQHLVTLAKEQDIPFKLDIYPFYGSDASAAMSAGAEVKHALLGAGIESSHSYERTHIDSVVATERMVDAYLKSNLVN, encoded by the coding sequence ATGAATCAAACAGTAGAATATATCAAAGAACTAACAGCCATTGCGTCGCCAACGGGCTTCACTCGGGAGATTTCGGACTATTTAGTCAAGACTCTAGAAGGTTTTGGTTACCAGCCGGTTCGCACAGCTAAGGGCGGTGTCAATGTGACCATCAAAGGTCAAAATGATGAAGAGCATCGCTATGTGACTGCTCATGTAGATACGCTGGGTGCTATTGTCCGTGCTGTCAAACCAGACGGCCGTCTCAAACTGGATCGTATCGGTGGCTTTCCTTGGAACATGATTGAAGGTGAAAACTGTACCGTTCATGTGGCTAGCACAGGTCAAAAGGTATCAGGAACCATCCTCATCCACCAAACTTCTTGTCATGTCTACAAGGATGCAGGAACTGCAGAACGCACTCAAGACAATATGGAAGTGCGTTTGGACGCCAAAGTAACCAATGAAAAAGAAACTCGTGCTCTTGGCATTGAGGTCGGTGATTTTATCAGTTTTGACCCACGAACTGTCGTGACAGAGACAGGTTTTATCAAATCTCGTCATTTGGATGACAAGGTCAGCGCAGCGATTTTGCTCAATCTCCTTCGCATTTATAAGGAAGAGAAGATTGAATTGCCAGTAACAACCCATTTTGCTTTTTCAGTCTTTGAAGAAGTGGGACACGGTGCCAACTCTAACATTCCTGCTCAGGTAGTAGAGTATCTGGCTGTGGATATGGGGGCTATGGGAGATGACCAGCAAACAGATGAGTATACAGTATCTATCTGTGTCAAGGATGCATCAGGTCCTTATCACTATGACTTCCGTCAACACTTGGTGACCTTGGCGAAAGAACAAGATATCCCATTTAAGCTGGATATCTATCCATTTTATGGTTCGGACGCTTCAGCGGCTATGTCTGCAGGTGCAGAAGTCAAACACGCCCTTCTCGGTGCTGGTATCGAGTCTAGTCATTCTTATGAGCGTACTCATATTGACTCAGTAGTCGCAACAGAGCGTATGGTTGATGCTTACCTTAAGAGCAATTTGGTAAATTAA
- the ldcB gene encoding LD-carboxypeptidase LdcB/DacB yields the protein MKKRYLILTALLALSLAACSQEKAKTEDGAAKTEQTAKADGTVGSKSQGATQKKAEVVNKGDYYSIQGKYDEIIVANKHYPLSKDYNPGENPTAKAELLKLIKAMQEAGFPISDHYSGFRSYETQTKLYQDYVNQDGKAAADRYSARPGYSEHQTGLAFDVISTNGELVTEEKAAQWLLDHAADYGFVVRYLKGKEKETGYMAEEWHLRYVGKEAKEIAETGLSLEEYYGFEGGDYVD from the coding sequence ATGAAAAAAAGATACCTTATCTTGACAGCCTTGCTAGCCTTGAGTCTAGCGGCTTGTTCACAGGAAAAAGCAAAAACTGAAGATGGCGCAGCTAAGACAGAACAAACAGCCAAAGCTGATGGAACAGTCGGCAGTAAATCTCAAGGAGCTACCCAGAAAAAAGCAGAAGTGGTAAACAAAGGAGACTACTACAGCATTCAAGGAAAATACGATGAAATCATCGTAGCCAATAAACACTATCCATTGTCTAAGGATTACAATCCAGGGGAAAACCCAACAGCTAAGGCAGAGTTGCTCAAACTCATCAAAGCTATGCAAGAGGCAGGTTTCCCAATCAGTGACCATTACAGCGGTTTTAGAAGTTATGAAACTCAGACCAAGCTCTATCAAGATTATGTCAATCAAGATGGGAAGGCAGCGGCTGACCGATACTCTGCTCGTCCTGGCTATAGCGAACACCAAACAGGTTTAGCCTTTGACGTGATTAGTACCAATGGAGAATTGGTCACAGAAGAAAAAGCAGCTCAATGGCTCTTGGACCACGCTGCTGATTATGGCTTTGTTGTCCGTTATCTCAAAGGTAAGGAAAAAGAAACAGGCTATATGGCTGAAGAATGGCACCTTCGTTATGTCGGAAAAGAAGCCAAAGAAATTGCTGAGACTGGTCTCAGTTTGGAAGAATACTACGGCTTTGAAGGCGGAGATTACGTCGATTAA
- a CDS encoding HIT family protein yields MCLICQRIDLIKAGKNPYFVRELETGYLVIGDHQYFAGYSLFLAKEHVTELHHLKKETKLRFLEEMSVVQEAVAKAFVAEKMNIELLGNGDAHLHWHLFPRRTDDMNGHGLKGRGPVWWVPFEEMTSETCQAKPDEIKRLVKCLSSELNKLLEIKE; encoded by the coding sequence ATGTGCCTTATATGTCAGAGAATTGACCTCATCAAAGCTGGGAAAAATCCTTACTTTGTAAGAGAGTTGGAAACAGGCTACCTTGTAATCGGAGACCACCAGTATTTTGCAGGCTATAGCCTCTTTCTAGCTAAGGAACACGTTACCGAATTGCACCATTTGAAAAAGGAAACGAAACTCCGTTTTCTGGAAGAAATGAGTGTGGTTCAAGAGGCAGTTGCTAAGGCCTTTGTTGCTGAAAAAATGAATATCGAACTGCTAGGAAATGGTGATGCTCATCTTCATTGGCATCTGTTTCCTAGACGAACAGATGATATGAATGGTCACGGTCTCAAGGGGCGTGGGCCAGTCTGGTGGGTTCCCTTTGAAGAAATGACCTCAGAAACCTGCCAAGCAAAACCGGATGAGATTAAAAGATTAGTCAAATGTTTATCGTCAGAACTAAATAAACTATTAGAAATAAAGGAGTAG
- the rplA gene encoding 50S ribosomal protein L1, which yields MAKKSKQLRAALEKIDSTKAYSVEEAVALAKETNFAKFDATVEVAYNLNIDVKKADQQIRGAMVLPNGTGKTSRVLVFARGAKAEEAKAAGADFVGEDDLVAKINDGWLDFDVVIATPDMMALVGRLGRVLGPRNLMPNPKTGTVTMDVAKAVEESKGGKITYRADRAGNVQAIIGKVSFEAEKLVENFKAFNETIQKAKPATAKGTYVTNLTITTTQGVGIKVDVNSL from the coding sequence ATGGCTAAAAAAAGCAAACAACTTCGTGCTGCTCTTGAGAAAATCGACAGCACAAAAGCATACAGCGTAGAAGAAGCTGTAGCACTTGCAAAAGAAACTAACTTTGCAAAATTTGACGCAACTGTAGAAGTTGCTTACAACTTGAACATCGACGTTAAAAAAGCTGACCAACAAATCCGTGGAGCAATGGTATTGCCAAACGGTACTGGTAAAACTTCACGCGTTCTTGTTTTCGCACGTGGTGCAAAAGCTGAAGAAGCAAAAGCTGCTGGTGCAGACTTTGTTGGTGAAGATGACCTTGTTGCTAAAATCAACGACGGTTGGTTGGACTTCGACGTAGTTATCGCTACACCTGATATGATGGCTCTTGTTGGACGTCTTGGACGTGTCCTTGGACCACGTAACTTGATGCCAAACCCTAAAACTGGTACTGTAACAATGGATGTTGCTAAAGCAGTTGAAGAGTCTAAAGGTGGTAAAATCACTTACCGTGCTGACCGTGCAGGTAACGTTCAAGCAATCATCGGTAAAGTATCATTTGAAGCTGAAAAATTGGTTGAAAACTTCAAAGCTTTCAACGAAACAATCCAAAAAGCAAAACCAGCTACAGCTAAAGGAACTTACGTAACAAACTTGACTATCACAACTACTCAAGGTGTTGGTATCAAAGTTGACGTAAACTCACTTTAA
- a CDS encoding rhodanese-like domain-containing protein → MKEISFDAFYQLYQNDQLSLVDVREVDEFEALHLEGAQNLPLSQLADTYDQLDKDQLHYVICKSGMRSARACQFLSEQGYEVINVQGGMLAFEEL, encoded by the coding sequence ATGAAAGAAATTTCCTTTGACGCATTTTACCAGCTTTACCAAAATGACCAACTTTCTTTAGTGGACGTGAGAGAAGTGGATGAGTTTGAAGCTCTTCATTTAGAAGGTGCTCAGAATCTTCCTCTGAGTCAATTAGCTGATACTTATGATCAATTGGACAAGGACCAGTTACATTATGTTATTTGTAAATCTGGAATGAGATCGGCGCGTGCTTGCCAATTCCTATCAGAACAAGGTTATGAGGTTATCAATGTACAGGGTGGCATGTTAGCCTTTGAAGAACTTTAG
- the rplK gene encoding 50S ribosomal protein L11, translating to MAKKVEKLVKLQIPAGKATPAPPVGPALGQAGINIMGFTKEFNARTADQAGMIIPVVISVYEDKSFTFITKTPPAAVLLKKAAGVEKGSGTPNKTKVATVTRAQVQEIAETKMPDLNAANVESAMRMIEGTARSMGFTVVD from the coding sequence ATGGCTAAAAAAGTCGAAAAACTTGTAAAATTGCAAATCCCTGCTGGTAAAGCTACACCAGCTCCACCGGTTGGACCTGCTCTTGGTCAAGCTGGTATCAACATCATGGGATTCACAAAAGAGTTCAACGCTCGTACAGCTGACCAAGCTGGTATGATCATTCCAGTTGTTATCTCAGTTTACGAAGATAAATCATTTACTTTCATCACTAAAACACCACCAGCTGCTGTTCTTTTGAAAAAAGCTGCAGGTGTTGAAAAAGGATCAGGTACACCTAATAAAACTAAAGTTGCTACAGTTACTCGTGCGCAAGTACAAGAAATTGCAGAAACTAAGATGCCAGATTTGAACGCAGCAAACGTAGAGTCTGCAATGCGTATGATCGAAGGTACTGCTCGTTCTATGGGATTCACTGTTGTTGACTAA
- the brnQ gene encoding branched-chain amino acid transport system II carrier protein — MAKKGALTGLLLFGIFFGAGNLIFPPSLGALSGEHFLPAIAGFVFSGVGIAVLTLIIGTLNPKGYIYEISTKIAPWFATLYLSVLYLSIGPFFAIPRTATTAYEVGISPLLSDANKGLGLIVFTVLYFAAAYLISLNPSKILDRIGRILTPVFAILIVILVVLGAFKYGGTSPQAASAAYQASAFGTGFLEGYNTLDALASVAFSVIAVQTLKQLGFSSKKEYISTIWVVGIVVALAFSALYIGLGFLGNHFPVPAEAMKGGTPGVYILSQATQEIFGSTAQLFLAAMVTVTCFTTTVGLIVSTAEFFNERFPQISYKVYATAFTLIGFAIANLGLDAIIKYSIPVLVILYPITIAIVMIVIVNKFVALSKPGMQLTIAVVTAIAIASVLGSSFKVEFLANLVNALPFAKASLPWLVPAIVGILLSLVLPNKQESDVFEME, encoded by the coding sequence ATGGCTAAAAAAGGTGCCCTAACAGGTTTACTCCTGTTTGGAATATTTTTTGGTGCGGGGAACTTGATTTTTCCGCCTTCTCTAGGTGCACTATCTGGAGAACATTTTCTTCCTGCCATCGCAGGTTTTGTCTTTTCAGGTGTCGGTATCGCCGTCTTGACTCTTATTATTGGAACGCTAAATCCTAAAGGATATATCTACGAGATTTCAACAAAGATAGCGCCTTGGTTTGCGACTCTTTACCTCTCAGTTCTTTACTTGTCAATCGGTCCATTCTTTGCTATCCCACGTACAGCTACAACAGCTTACGAAGTAGGGATTAGCCCCCTTTTGTCGGATGCAAATAAAGGTCTTGGTTTGATTGTCTTTACAGTTCTGTATTTTGCAGCAGCCTATTTAATCTCGCTTAATCCATCAAAAATCTTAGACCGTATTGGCCGTATTTTAACGCCAGTCTTTGCGATTTTGATTGTTATCTTAGTTGTTTTAGGAGCTTTCAAATACGGTGGAACAAGTCCTCAAGCTGCTTCAGCTGCTTATCAAGCTTCTGCCTTTGGGACAGGTTTCCTAGAAGGTTACAATACCTTGGATGCTCTTGCCTCAGTTGCCTTTAGTGTAATCGCAGTTCAAACCTTGAAACAACTTGGCTTCTCAAGTAAGAAAGAATACATTTCGACTATTTGGGTTGTTGGTATCGTTGTTGCCCTTGCCTTCAGCGCTCTTTACATCGGTTTAGGTTTCCTTGGAAATCATTTCCCAGTACCAGCTGAAGCGATGAAGGGTGGAACACCTGGTGTTTACATCTTGTCACAAGCGACTCAAGAAATCTTTGGCTCAACAGCTCAACTCTTCCTTGCAGCTATGGTTACTGTAACCTGCTTCACAACAACAGTTGGTTTGATTGTGTCTACAGCTGAGTTCTTTAATGAGCGCTTCCCACAAATCAGCTATAAGGTTTATGCTACAGCCTTTACCTTGATTGGATTTGCTATTGCTAACTTGGGTCTTGATGCGATTATCAAGTACTCAATCCCTGTACTGGTTATCTTGTACCCAATCACCATTGCCATCGTTATGATTGTCATTGTCAACAAATTTGTAGCTCTTTCAAAACCAGGTATGCAGTTGACAATTGCAGTCGTTACAGCTATTGCCATTGCAAGCGTATTAGGAAGCTCATTTAAGGTTGAGTTTCTTGCAAACCTTGTCAACGCTCTTCCTTTTGCCAAGGCATCACTCCCATGGTTAGTACCTGCCATTGTCGGAATCTTGCTCTCGTTGGTTCTACCAAACAAGCAAGAAAGCGATGTTTTTGAAATGGAATAA